Proteins found in one Lysinibacillus fusiformis genomic segment:
- a CDS encoding Fic family protein: MDKFNFNREKMTFLAQKNLIHNIYNSARLENVVVTPSQVEKIIEGIAIAELCSDDLQIILNLCNAWSFLLNHLDDEMSLDFACNMNNLVSFNESLDWGKLRYGDVGINGVNFKPSIPVKEEVQREINNILSLDATITHKAIMYMLYGMRNQLFWDGNKRTSIFCANKLLIEHGKGLITIPEKHISEFHLLLSHYYETNESDEIYHFIYNKCLYV; the protein is encoded by the coding sequence ATGGATAAATTTAATTTTAATCGAGAGAAAATGACTTTTTTAGCTCAAAAAAATCTCATTCATAATATTTATAACAGCGCAAGGCTTGAGAATGTAGTCGTAACTCCATCGCAAGTAGAAAAAATAATAGAAGGAATAGCAATAGCAGAGTTATGCTCAGACGACTTGCAAATTATTTTGAACCTATGTAATGCATGGAGTTTCTTACTTAATCATCTTGATGATGAGATGAGCCTAGACTTCGCTTGTAATATGAATAATCTCGTTTCTTTTAATGAAAGTCTTGATTGGGGAAAATTAAGGTATGGGGATGTTGGAATAAATGGTGTAAATTTTAAGCCATCTATCCCTGTAAAAGAGGAAGTGCAAAGAGAGATAAATAATATTTTATCATTAGATGCAACAATAACCCACAAAGCAATTATGTATATGCTTTACGGTATGAGAAATCAACTTTTTTGGGATGGAAATAAAAGAACTAGTATATTTTGTGCAAACAAGCTACTGATTGAGCATGGCAAAGGGTTAATTACCATTCCAGAAAAGCATATATCCGAATTCCACCTCCTTCTTTCTCATTACTATGAAACCAACGAAAGTGATGAAATTTACCATTTTATTTATAATAAATGCTTATATGTATAG
- a CDS encoding NACHT domain-containing protein: MLGVNERVIAGVITELVKQTVNPIKDYISKKWSKSEFKSEIELIDAYEKYLTKSKEKYSKIKTLLYKRTPKNIYSFYEDLNVRYEDELIDTNNIESLISIGNRIIITGTGGIGKSTMMKHFFQNSIDMQYIVPILIELRNLNDKFKTGEIDLLNYIYETMSNLDFKTDKLYLEYSLETGKNIILFDGLDEVKGDLINDVVLAIKDFSDRYNKCPIIITSRPSDVFMGWNDYIEVEACPLNKQQALALINKLEFEDEVKTKFYMELDERLYDNYESFASIPLLLTIMLITYDNSADMPNELHEFYEQAFSALFHTHDASKSGYKRDISTKLSYERFKLLFSHFCFQSYLNSDYIFTQNKLLGYIKKSKDKFETTSQFTELDVLEDLIYSVCMIMKDGLDYVFSHRSFQEYFAAVYTTTLTDEVQQKLFNEIIYVRVSCFGNRYIEILEQIQKNRFIKNCIYSKAKLIKELFDKKEIFPLFELFYKQIIFENESIAMVIQDNGNLFVLDKTINYMDSIRGNWSTEKMKNLFYKVQGIKPANGGRIRLDVREIFDMGLLDELLDAINFYLDLQTFNNWFIQYEEALQKVNNTNEDFLNNL, encoded by the coding sequence ATGCTGGGTGTCAATGAACGTGTCATAGCTGGAGTTATTACAGAACTAGTTAAGCAAACTGTAAATCCTATAAAGGATTATATATCAAAAAAATGGAGCAAATCAGAGTTTAAAAGTGAAATAGAATTAATTGATGCATATGAGAAATATTTAACTAAAAGCAAAGAAAAATACAGTAAAATTAAGACATTACTATATAAAAGAACACCAAAAAATATATATTCCTTTTATGAAGATTTGAATGTCAGATATGAAGATGAATTAATCGATACCAATAATATTGAAAGCTTAATTTCGATTGGAAATAGAATTATTATTACTGGTACGGGTGGTATAGGGAAATCTACAATGATGAAGCATTTTTTTCAAAATAGTATAGATATGCAGTATATTGTACCTATTTTAATTGAACTACGGAATTTAAATGATAAATTTAAGACGGGCGAAATCGATTTATTGAATTATATTTACGAAACCATGAGTAATTTAGATTTCAAAACTGATAAATTATATTTAGAATATAGTCTTGAAACAGGTAAAAATATAATTTTGTTTGATGGGCTTGATGAAGTAAAGGGTGACCTAATTAACGATGTAGTATTAGCTATAAAGGATTTTAGTGATAGATATAATAAATGTCCAATTATAATTACTTCTAGACCCTCAGATGTATTTATGGGATGGAATGATTATATCGAAGTTGAAGCTTGCCCTTTAAACAAACAACAAGCTCTTGCATTGATAAATAAGTTAGAATTTGAGGATGAAGTAAAAACAAAATTTTATATGGAATTAGACGAGAGGTTATATGATAACTATGAATCTTTTGCTTCGATTCCTTTGTTGCTTACTATTATGTTAATAACATATGATAATAGTGCTGATATGCCAAATGAATTGCATGAATTTTATGAGCAAGCATTTTCTGCTCTATTCCATACTCATGATGCCTCTAAAAGTGGTTATAAAAGAGATATTTCTACCAAATTGAGTTATGAAAGGTTTAAGTTATTATTTTCCCATTTTTGCTTCCAATCTTATTTGAATAGTGACTATATTTTTACTCAAAATAAACTTCTTGGATATATTAAGAAAAGTAAAGATAAGTTTGAAACTACAAGTCAATTTACAGAATTAGATGTTTTAGAGGATTTAATTTATTCTGTCTGTATGATTATGAAAGATGGTTTGGATTATGTATTTTCACACAGGTCATTTCAAGAATATTTTGCAGCTGTATATACAACTACTTTAACAGATGAGGTACAACAAAAGTTGTTTAATGAGATTATTTATGTGAGGGTTAGTTGTTTTGGGAATAGATATATTGAAATATTAGAACAAATTCAAAAAAATAGATTTATTAAGAATTGTATATATTCTAAGGCGAAGTTGATAAAGGAATTATTTGATAAAAAAGAAATATTTCCGTTGTTTGAATTGTTTTATAAACAGATAATATTTGAAAATGAATCTATTGCAATGGTTATTCAAGATAACGGAAATTTGTTTGTACTTGATAAAACTATAAATTATATGGACAGCATAAGAGGAAATTGGTCTACAGAAAAAATGAAAAATTTATTTTATAAGGTACAAGGAATTAAGCCTGCAAATGGTGGAAGAATTCGTTTAGATGTTAGGGAAATATTTGATATGGGATTATTAGATGAACTATTAGACGCTATAAATTTTTATCTAGATTTACAGACATTTAATAATTGGTTTATCCAATATGAGGAGGCTCTTCAGAAAGTTAATAACACTAATGAAGATTTTCTAAATAATTTATAA
- a CDS encoding recombinase family protein: protein MSRIIGYCRVSTEEQNLDMQEQSIKKYAIDKGLELVLYIEKVSSRKSERSELINAMKAATKGDLFVVYKLDRLARSTKELYELTDQLKEKSVDFVSLHDSFDTSTPTGKAMFGMLAVFAEFERDIIQQRTKAGLEAARKRGRVGGRPAIDEKVKKHVIALYEAGESATDIAKEYGIGRATVYKIINEQK, encoded by the coding sequence TTGAGTAGAATTATTGGATATTGTCGTGTCAGTACTGAAGAACAGAATTTAGATATGCAGGAACAATCTATTAAGAAGTACGCAATAGACAAGGGGCTTGAACTTGTTTTGTATATTGAGAAGGTATCAAGTCGTAAGAGCGAACGTAGCGAATTGATAAATGCCATGAAGGCAGCTACAAAAGGTGATTTATTTGTAGTATATAAATTAGACCGACTTGCCCGAAGCACGAAAGAATTGTATGAGCTAACAGACCAACTTAAAGAAAAGTCAGTTGATTTTGTTTCGTTACATGACTCCTTTGACACTTCAACACCAACGGGAAAAGCTATGTTTGGCATGTTAGCTGTATTTGCGGAATTTGAGCGTGATATTATCCAGCAACGAACAAAAGCTGGATTAGAAGCTGCTCGTAAGCGTGGCAGAGTGGGAGGAAGACCAGCGATTGATGAGAAGGTAAAAAAGCATGTAATCGCATTGTATGAAGCGGGAGAAAGTGCTACAGATATTGCAAAGGAGTATGGAATTGGTAGGGCTACTGTTTATAAAATAATAAATGAACAAAAATAA
- a CDS encoding reverse transcriptase family protein produces the protein MQFNNSKLFGLSNKKLLADTLNVEKKSLKNVAIEFVPYKLPPQLSNINGKQRDLYNPNEEHKKALRKLVKLLMQVELPSYVFGGIKEKSHIQNAFVHKQNKYLMLIDIQNFFPSTMDSYVYDLFKRKFQMEEDLAKILTDFVTIQCERKEGRYLPQGYPTSPILSYLAYVDMYNELEALAVENGMSFSCYYDDLTFSSNKFINKSLKRKCSQIIEKYQFKIHPTKSKLIVKEGVEVTGVFLDDLGNLKAPKKLLKKLQKSYDKVKEMNENPSGFTKKNFVDELNRLQGLVAAVRSIENNRKVNLFLNELKYIRRKYNVPYRKKDIKKYFKTEHALLIQ, from the coding sequence ATGCAATTTAATAATAGTAAGCTATTTGGGCTATCTAATAAAAAATTATTGGCAGATACTTTAAATGTAGAAAAAAAGAGTTTGAAAAATGTTGCAATTGAGTTTGTACCATATAAATTGCCTCCACAACTTTCAAATATTAATGGGAAGCAACGAGATTTATATAATCCTAATGAAGAACATAAAAAAGCTTTAAGAAAATTAGTTAAATTATTAATGCAAGTCGAGTTACCTTCATATGTATTTGGAGGGATTAAAGAAAAAAGTCATATACAAAATGCTTTTGTTCATAAACAAAATAAGTATTTAATGCTTATAGATATTCAGAACTTTTTTCCTTCTACTATGGATTCATATGTATATGATTTATTTAAAAGGAAATTTCAAATGGAAGAGGACTTAGCAAAAATATTAACTGATTTTGTTACAATTCAGTGTGAGAGAAAAGAAGGAAGATATCTTCCTCAAGGTTATCCAACAAGTCCTATATTAAGTTATTTAGCATATGTAGATATGTATAATGAATTAGAAGCTTTAGCAGTAGAAAACGGAATGAGTTTTAGTTGTTATTATGATGACTTAACATTTTCATCTAATAAGTTCATTAACAAATCTTTAAAACGGAAATGTTCTCAAATAATTGAAAAATATCAATTTAAAATACACCCAACAAAATCAAAATTGATAGTAAAAGAAGGGGTAGAAGTAACAGGTGTATTTTTAGATGATTTAGGAAACTTAAAAGCTCCTAAGAAGCTATTAAAAAAACTACAAAAATCCTATGACAAAGTTAAAGAAATGAATGAAAATCCGAGTGGGTTTACTAAAAAGAACTTTGTAGATGAGTTAAACAGACTACAAGGTTTGGTAGCAGCAGTTAGGAGTATAGAAAATAATAGAAAAGTTAATTTGTTTTTGAATGAATTAAAGTATATAAGGAGAAAATATAATGTGCCTTATAGAAAGAAAGATATAAAGAAATACTTTAAGACAGAGCATGCTTTATTAATACAATAA